The genomic DNA GATCCCAACGAAGTCGAGCTTCCGAGGATTCCTGTTCAGCCGATCGGTTACGGCGCGGCATCGGAGATTTTGAAGCGGATGAGCGGTCCTGATGTGCCGGAAGGGTGGAGCGGTGGTCTCCCGTCTCGCTATGTCTTGTCCGGTGGCTCAGATCTCCGAGTCCGCCTCGTGGTCAAGCAGGAGCGAGAGATCATGCGAACGGCGAATGTCCTCGCGCGGCTCGAGGGCTCGGGCTCTGTCGCTGAGAGGGCGCAGCACGTGGTCATTGGCTGCCACCATGATGCCTGGGTCAACGGAGCGTCCGATCCGACCTGCGGGACCATCGCGTTGATAGAGACTGCACGAGCGTTCGCCGCGATTGCAAAGAATGGCTATCGGCCCCGCCGCTCGATCGTCTTCGCGGCGTGGGGCGCAGAGGAGTTCGGTATCATCGGCTCGAGCGAGTATGTGGAGAGGCGTCGCGATGATCTGACTCGCAACTGCATCGGTTACATCAACCTCGATATGGCATCGATGGGGCCGCACTTCGGCGCGGCCGCAAGCCCTGAACTCAAGTCACTTATCGCTGACTCTTCACGCGTCGTGCCCGCGGCACGGAAGCCGGTCGGCACAAGCGTGTTCGATGAGTGGCTTGCACGATCGATGCCGGCCTCAGAAGCCACCGATGAACGGCCCGACACCCCTCGTCTTGAGGAGCCGCCAATCGGCGATCTGGGTGGCGGTTCGGACCACGTGCCATTCCTGATGCACGCCGGCGTGCCGAGCATCAGTCTCGGATCGAGCGGTAGTGCCGGAAACAGTTACCATTCGGTCTACGACTCCCTGCCGTGGTATTGGCGAGTCGTCGGCGACGATTATGAACCCGCACTGATGATCACACGCATGACATCGGTGATCGCCATGCGGCTGGCGAGTGCCCCGAGAGTTCCGCATGATGTCGCTCGCTCTTTTGATGAGTGTGCGAGGCGTATCCGAGAACTCGACACGCTCGCGGTCGAGAGGGGCCTCGCACAACGCGCCACACCCGACGCATGGGGCGTGCCCGGTCTCGAGCACGCATCGCTCCACGCGCTCCGGAATGCCGACCGATTCGGTCGACGCCCGCTGGGTGTCGGGGCGACGCTGACTGGAAGCAGATGGATCGTTGACGAAGGACTGCCGGGCAGACCATGGTTCCGCAACTGGTATGTGGCGACAGACGAGACCTCTGGATATGCAAACTGGCTGCTGCCTGCGGTTCGTCGAGCAATCGAGCACAATGACCGTGAATCGCTCGACCACGCGGCGAGACGCCTCGCAGAATTGATCGAGGCCGCACATCCACGCACGTATGACCGTCTTGACTAATCAGGTGCGTCGAGCGTGCGGCTCATTCACGCGAAGTCGAAGGTAGCATTTGACATATGCAAATAACGGAATATGATGGGTCATGGGCAGACCTTCGTCTCACGCAGATGCATTCGCAGCCATAGCAGAGCCGAAGCGTCGGAGCATCATCGAACTGTTGGGCCGAGAGGGGGAGAAGCCGGTGGGGGCGCTTGTGGTCGCTCTCGACCTGCCGCAGCCCGTTGTCTCAAAGCACCTCGCGGTGCTCCGTGAGGTGGGGATTGTTGCTGTGACTCGCCGCGGGCGCGAACGCGTGTATCGGCTGAGTCCGCGCCAGCTCAAAGTGGTTCACGACTGGGTGAGCTCCTTCGAGAAGCACTGGTCTCACCAACTCGATCGAATCAAACGTCGTGCGGAGTCGCCCGGCAAAGAGCGATCAAAGGAGGAATTGACATGACCACGACAAACCAGATGGACCGCATCGACACCTTGCGTATCGAGCAGGAAATCGAGATCAATGCCGGTGTCGAGGATGTGTACGCATCCATCCTCGCGTTGCTGGGTCCGGAGAGTGAGATGCCCGACGGCTCGAAGTACCCGATGGTCTTCGAGGCGTGGCCAGGCGGGCGGTGGTATCGAGATCTCGGCAAGAACACCGGGCACTTCTGGGGCCATGTGCAGGTGATCAAGCCGCCGCCCCACCCGAAGCCGCTCATCGAGATCGCGGGACCTCTCTTCATGTCGTATCCAGCGATCTCGCACGTTCAGTATCGCATCTTGCCGGACGGCGGGCGTTGCATCCTGCGGCTGACGCATCGAGCGATGGGGCTCATCGACCCTGAGCACGCGCAGGGAGTCCACGAAGGGTGGGCATACGAGTTATCGAAAATCAAAGAGAAGGCGGAACGAGTACTCGCCTGAAAACAGCGGCAAGTATGCCGTAAGGCGCAGAGTGATTGTATCAGCATGAGCTGCTGCTACACTGCTCGCACAGCGTGCGTGGTCACCACCAAAGGAGTAATCGGATGGCGTACGTCGATGGATTCGTGATTCCCATTCCCACCAAGAACCTCGCTGCATACAAGAAGCTCGCCAGAGTCGCGAGCAAGGTGTGGCTCGACCATGGCGCGCTTTCGTACTATGAGACTGTCGGTGACGACTTGAACATCAAGGGCATGGTCTCATTCCGGAAGATCGCCTCGTGCAAGACGGGAGAGACTGTGGTCTTTGCATGGATCACATACAAGTCAAAGGCGCATCGGAACGCGGTGAACAAGAAGGTCATGGCGGACCCTCGAATCGCAGCAGCGATGTCGAAGGGAGATGTACCATTTGATTGCAAGCGAATGTCCTATGGGGGCTTCAAGGTCGTGGTGCAAGCCGGCCAGCCGTGATCAGCAGCAGAGCGAATCCCGGAAGATCATCTTCCTCAGCAACGATCGCTGTTGACGGTCATTACGCTCGTGTTCATGCACGTACACACAGAGAAGGCAAGGCATGAGTATCGCCAATCAGATCGCCATCGAGACGATTGTTTGCGTATCGCCTGCCGAAGCGTGGAAGGCCTTTACATCGCCCGACGCCATCGTGCAATGGAATCAGGCGTCACCGGACTGGCATTGCCCTTCAGCCCGCGTTGATCTGCGTGTAGGAGGAGAGCACTTCGCCCGCATGGAGGCACGCGACGGCTCGACAGGCTTCGACTTCACTGGCGTCTACGAAGAAGTCGATGCACCCACAGTCCTCACCCTGCGACTCGCTGACGGCCGTCGCGCTACGACTACATTTAAGCCCGATGGCACGAGTACTCGTGTCAAGACAGTGTTTGACCCAGAGGCGACAAACCCGGTCGAGATGCAGCGCGACGGCTGGCAGTCCATTCTCGATAGCTATGCTCAGTATGTCGAGCGGACGACTGATCGCTTGATGACACAATGACCGCAAGACTCCGAACTATTGCGCTCGTATCCGAAGCTGTACCAACCGCAGAGTGAGCTTTTTGCATCATCCGGCCTGGCACGTCTGGTCGGTTGAAGCAGCGAACTCCCTGAGGGCCAGATTGCCCAGGGTAGTTATACGGATCACCCGTCTGTCTCGTGCGTGAGGTAGGTGCATGAGCAGATGGAGCGGAGAAGTTCTCGTGTGAGTTCCTGCCACGCTTCGGCTCCTGCGTCGAGCAGGTGCTGGTAGTCGTCGAACACACGGTTGCTGAGGTAGTGGCTCCGCAGGTACGCCCACAGCCGCTCGATGGGATTCAACTCCGGGCTGTACGGCGGCAGCAGCAGCGTCGTGATGTTCTCCGGCAGCTTCAACCGCCGCGACTTGTGCCACCCCGCCTGATCCATGATCAGGATGGCGTGCTCATCGGCGGCCAGTTCCTCCGACAGCATCCTCAGGAACACGTTCATCGTCTCCGTGTTCACGTGCGGGGCATGCAACGCCACGCTGTGACCCGTGGCCGGTTCCACCGCCGCGTAGAGGTACACCCACTCGTACCGCGTCTGCTTCACCGCCGTCGGACGTGAGCCGGTCGGCGCCCACATCCGTGTGGTTGTCCCCTGCTGCCCGAACCGGGCCTCGTCCATGAAGAAGACCCGCACACGCAGGCGGCACACCTTGGCCGCGTCCCTCACGGTGCGGAGAAAAGGGGGGCGATCTCGTCCTTGAACTTCTGCTGAGCCGCCAGATCCTGCTTCTCGTGGCGTGGACGCGGGGCCAGGCACGAGTAACCCATGCGCTGGAGCGTGCGATAGACGCCGTTGAGCGAGATCTCGACGCCCAGTTCCTCTCTGGCGATGCTCTGGATGTCCCTGCCGCGGAGCGTGCAGACCTTGTCCTTGGCCGTGGGCCCCGCGTCGATGCGGGCCCTGAGCGTTTCGAGCTTCTCACCGGTGATCTTGCCGACGCTGCCGCCACGCGGCTTGTCCTTCAAGGCCTCGATGCCGCCGTCGCGATAGGCGTAGGCCCAGCGCTGGACGAAACCCCTGCTGCGGCAGAGGGAGCGCTGGATGTCGGAGGTCTCGATCTGCTCGACCGCGAGCGCCGCGGCCATGAGCCGGTCCTTCTGCTCGGCGTTCTTCTCGCGTGCGGCCAGCTTCCTGAGCCGCGCCAGATCGCCGTGTTGCCGCTCGGTGATGTGCATCGATGTCTCCCTCTGACGCGGCATCATGCCGCGAGTGAAGGAGCATCATCCCACAACCGGATCGATGGCGCAATGCCCAACATGCGCCGAACGCGCTCAAGAAAGAGCGGGGATCCGTATCACCCTTGCTGAATACGCGAATTGCGTATACCCGGCACTCGATGTTCGAGGGTTCCGGTGGGGCCAGGATCCGGATGGCATTCGGTGGCACAGGCGGATTTACGCCGCGCGGCGGGTCTTGTTGCACCCCGCGTTCTGCGTCACGTTCCCATCGTCGTCGAGCGACATTCCGCCGCCGGTGTAGAACCAGCCGCGGCGTCTCTCGTCGGGCGGCCAGACACCCACCCCGCGCACATTGTGGTCGGAGATGTCGAACTCGTCCCACGTCTCCTCCATGCTCGCCCACTGGGCGGCAGAGACGCACGGCGTGCCCGGTTGATCTCGTACATCGCCGAAGATGCCGGACGACACGATGTCGCCGGGGTACTGACCAGCGACGCGGTTGAACATGATCTCGTACTCGTCGCACCCGTTGAGGCAGCCCAGCACCTGCTCCTTCAGCCACGCCGTGTTCGCTGCATACCACTGCGGAACGCGTCCCAGCGGATCGTTGTCGTAGTTCGCGCCGCCGAAGAGATTGATGAGCGCGACGGGCCGACGGTCCAGGCGGCGTTCCGGAGCCGGATTATCCGGCCCATAGGCCTGTGTGGCCGGATCTGGCTGCGTGATCGGCCTTCCGATCTCGATCGTCGCGCGCCGGGCCATCTCGTGGAAGACGAGATTCAACTGCCCGTCCGTCAAGCGATCGGTGTAGAGTGCGACCTGATCGACGGAGCCGGGCAATTCGCGGAGCGCGGGGGGCTGGTCAGGATCATCCGGGGGCGGCGGCGGAATGATCGTGTCGAGAAAGTCCGTCCACGTCGTCGGCGGGTCGTTGTCGTCGGTGGCGCGGGCGCCAATGGTGAGCCGCTTGTTGGCGGCGTTGTTGATGCCGAAGCCGGTCGGGCCGCCGGTCGTCACGAGTTCACCGTTGATCCAGATCTCGCGCACGGCGCTCGGGCCGCCGGAGGCGCGATACACGATCAACGTCCGGTTCGCCAGATTGTCCACGGGCGCGTCGAGTTGGGAGATGAAGAGGTTCCGTGCGAACTCGACGCGGACGACCGGTTTGGGCGTGGTCGTCGGGATGTAGGCGATCCGCCAGGAGCGATTGGCGTTGGCCGAGCCGCTCCAGCGTCCGACAAGATGGGCGGCGGTCGTCTGAGTGGTCCACGCGACGACGGCCAGCGTGACGTTGGCGGGGCCGATGCTCAGGTCCGCCGCGGCGGCGTCGAGCGTCAGGCGGCTCTGGCTCTGGCCGAACTCCGCCGTGACACCGAGGAACCGGGTGTAGGGGTTCACTCTGAATGTTCGTACTCTCAGCCGCGGCTGGCGGCTCGCGACGCTTTCGGCGAAGAACGGGCCGCCGATGCGGAGATTGCGCCACTCGCTCATGGCGATCGTGACAGGCGTCGTGTCGCTGTTGGTGCGGGCGACACGCTCCGCCTGGGCATCGCAGTGGACGCGGAGCGACGGCGAGCCGTCGTCGTAGCCGGGGAGTTTGCCGACCGGCCAGGCGCTCGGCGTCATGCTGAGGTTGATGACCCCGATCCCTATACCGTCCTGTAAATTGAAAGCCGTGTTGCTTGACGCGAAGCTCGATGGAGTCCCATGGAGAGTCCCGCGGAGCGTCACGGTCCCGGCATCGATGGCGTTGATGTACAAGCGTCCATCAAACGGCACTCCGGCGTTGCTCTCATTGTTGATGGCTACCTGAGCAGTTTCTTTCAGACGTGCGACGATTGACACCAGCCAATCTTCTCCGTCTGCCTCAATGCTCGCAATCGAGGACGCTGCCGGGGTGGTCTCCTTCGACTCTACGGTCGATCTGTAAAGTTGACCCGTGGACCGGTCCCATCTCCATGCCACAAGAGGCCCCAAGGTTGACAGCTTCACACCATCCACCGTCTTTTCATCGATAATTCTCGACGCATTGATAGTTGGTACGAACCCAGCAGGCAGCGCCGTCACCCGGAACACAATGCGAAAGCCCGAACCCTCCGGGGTATTGATCTGCGCAGACTCGATTGCCCATGACTCCGCCATCGATATCCCTCACGTCGCTGTATGCTGATATCTCATTTCCGTTTACGCATTCCAAGTCCAGAGACGCCCAGGCCCAGCGTCACTAATGATGGAGCAGAAGGTATGAGGTTTTGAACGACAACTGGAGCACCGGAGTCGTCGTACTGGTACCCGATGAGTTTCCATTGAGTGAGTGAGATACGTTCGATTTGCATGAAGCCATACATCGAAAAGTCCGACTTACCATACCCAATGTACGCACTACCGCCGTTCGGAATCGGCCTGATATCAAAGTCGCCATCATCGCCAACTTGATAGAGCTCCACCGGCCGCAGATCGCCGGTGCTTGATGAATAGCTTGGCATGGCCCACACACGACTAGAACCAACGGTCTTCCCAATCTGATCGAGCCCGCTATCGACAACTAATGATGGTGTCTGAAACGGCTCAGGCGGAAACGGAGGAAGGCCATTGCCTTGGATCACAGCGGTGATAACACCTTCGAGTGGAGGGACCGTGAATCGTAGTCTCAGAGAGTTTTCAAGGAGTGGACCTGAGGGCGACGGTTCCGTCGTAAGCGTTGGCTCAAACAGCGCAATCCTAATGTCACCGTTCGTGACGATAAGTTCGTGGCTGAGCTTGACGGTCACGATCCCGGCCATGGCGTCTCCTCCCAGCGCGACCGTGCAGCCGATCGCGGCGATGCGTGCGAGTGTTTGTGCGTGACTCATGCGCGTTCTCCTGCTCCAAGTGTTCCGCATTTCTCCAACTCCATCGACACTCCGCGGCGGCTGGCCCCGGGTACTCGGTATGAGCGCCAGGGGCCTGGCGTCGCGTCTCTCACACACATGCCGACCGCCGCTTGCGCCCACTGACTCCTACGCCAGCTCCGAGAATCGCAAGCGTGCTGCCGGATGGCACGATGTTCTGAACGACGATCGGTGCGCCAGAATCGTCATAGGCGTATCAATCAATCGCCACTCATAGGGAAGACGCTGGATCTGCATGTACCCAAACATACCGAAGATCCGGACGTAGCGTAACCGATATACGCGTAGCCACAGTCCGGTATCGCAGAAATATCGATCTGTCCACTACTATTGAACCCAATGAGCACTGCGGGGCTTACAACCCCATTGTCCAGATCAAAGTTAGGAGTTGCCCTCTCGGCTTGAATCCATCGTTGTACCAAGCTGATTGAGCCCTCCGTCGATACACAGCGACAGCGTGAGAAATGGCTCCGGAGGGAATAGAGGCAGATCGTTGCCGGAGATAAGAGCTGTGATGTTCCCTCCAGATGGCTCAAACGCGAACCGAAGCGAGTTGTGCAGGATCGTGTCCGTCGGTGCTGTCGTGAGCGCGGGCGTGAACCCTGCAATGAAGATGTCGTTATGGTTGACGATCAGGTCGTCCTCAAAGTGGTCCGCGTAGCGATAGACGACGAGTCCGGCCATGGCGTTCCCTCCGATCGCGATTGCGCATCCGAATGTGGCGATACGTGCGAGTCTTTGCTTTCTGTTCATTGCGATTCCCCTCTTCTCGTTGGACCTCTCCGTGCACATGTCCATTCGCATGGCGGATGGATCCAGTTCGTGGCTCGTTCTACGCCGATCTCCAGAAGAACCCCAGCCCGTTGCTCGCGGCAGAGGATGCTGTCCAACGCAACGACACAGCGATCCTCCTGAATCCCATCGCATCGAACACGACCGACGGGACACATGCCGAGGTAGCGGAGGCCAAGGAGCGATCCGAGCCCATGACGGCCAGGCCCGGTGGCTTCAGACCCCGGTCGTCCGTCACCCTGATCTGCGAGGCCATGAACCAGTTCTCCGCGAAGACGTTCTTGGGCGGGTTCGAGACAAACGGGATCCCGTGGGTGGCGCAGCAGCATGTTCCTCCGGTACGTTGTCAGGGAGAAGTTTGCCACATGAAACGTGGTTGTGCCAGAAAAACCGGCGATCAAAGGTGAGATCCCGCGTATTCGGCGGCCGCACAGGGCCTGGCGGGCTTTACCCATGGGCCGCTCTCTGGTCGGTGCAGGGGTTGAGGGGGCGAGCGAGGGATCGCGGGGTCTGGGGTGGGTATTGGGGGGGTCGGGGAGAGTGCCTGGGGGCGTGGGGGTGTGGGGGGCGTGCTCGGGCTGTTGTTTCAGTTATGTGGGGTGAGGCAGGGGTTGTCGAAGTGATGGGGCATGATTCTGCCGCACGCGTTGGCCCGTGTGGCAAGCCATGTGATGATGGATGGGCAAGTGCGAGGGTTGGCGTTCGGTGTGGCAGTATGGGGTGATGGTGGGATCGTGACGCGCCCACGCGGGAGAGCTTTTTGCGTCATCGCTTCATTGCCTGTGTGTGTCGATCAAGGATGATGATGGCTTGGATCCATCGACGGACTCGCTCGATGCCGCGCACGTGCGGCGGGATAAGCCCCACATGGTGGGTCATTTCCAGGCGTGCAAACACACGCTCGATCACGCGCCGGAGTGACAGCAGGCCCCTGCCGAAGCCCGTCATGCTCTGCTCCAGCATGTCGATGGCTCGACGGCGGTCCGGATGCGTTCCGGACCGCCGCACGCCGCGACCCACGCGGCAGTCCTTCCGCGGAACCACCAGTTGTCCGCCCTTGCACGCAGAGTTCATAGAGGCTTCACGCTGTCGTAGTTCCAGTCGGCCGCACATACCCGTTCAACTCCATGTCTCGCATCATCCGCTTGGCCATCACTGTCATGGCAGTGCATGGGCGTGAACACCGAGGAGACGATCGAGCCCGCGAGATCCAGATCGCATGGAGCTTGTAGCCGCGCATCCCCATGCGCCGAAGGTCGCGGTCCGGTCTCCGGGTGCGGGCGAGCGCAGGGCCTTTGCCGTCAGAGCCAGCCCAACGCTCCCCGATGCAGAGACCAGATTCTCCGCCTCCGCCGCGGCAAGTAACGCCGGACGCTGGTGGTTCTCAGCCGCCGGCTCATCCTGCTGCTTGAGGGCAATCGCCACGCCGCCACAACGGCCATGCATCGCGTCGGCACGCCCAGGAGGTGGGTCGTCGGTGCAAGACGGCCCAGAGAAAGGTCAGCACGATGTCCGCATCGGTGAAGGTGAAGCGACCGCCACGCGGGCTCCGATCCAGCTTCCGCACGCTCGCCGCCAACACCCTCCAACTCGCGTTGTCCATGCTCGGTCTCCTGTCTGGCAGCTCCACCAGTGGGACCGAGCATGGCATGAGCCATCAGATCGCGCAAGTCTCCACAATGGAAACACTTGGAACACATGGCGCAAAATGCTCGGGAGCGCCGGGTCCGGCGTGATGCGTGATCGGCGCGGGGTGTGTGTTCTCGGTTTGCTGATGGCCTTGTGTGATGAGTCACAAGCCGGGCGAGTGCGATGAGGGTGGGAGATGACGCGCAAGCGTTGCGGGTGATGCGTCAGGTGGGATGGGCTGTGCCGCGGAGTTTTCAGCATCAGCGCGGAGTCAAACTTTGCGAAGCGGTGTGATCGCAAGGCACGTGATATGTGGGCTCGTGATATACTGGCGTAGGGGATGCGAGTGTCCTGATTTACTGTTGCCCGGGAGTCCGTGTATGACGAGCCATGTCGTGCGTGTCCCACTGTCGCGCGGGATGCGTCTGGTTCTGGCGCGCGTTGGCCTTGCAGCGGTCGCCGGAGGCGTGATCTCGGGTTGCATGGTCGGGCCGAGCTATGAGCGGCCGAGCGCGGCAGTGAACAGCGCGTGGGAAGCGATCGATGGTGTGCAGGAGTCGCCGACGGTTCCGGATTGGTGGAGTTCGTTCAACGATCCGGTGCTGACGTCGTTGATTGCGGAGGCGCACGGGCAGAACCTGAGTCTTCGTGTGGCCGGGCTGCGCGTCATTGAGGCGCGTGCGGCACGTGGAGTGGCGGTGGGGGAGTTCTTTCCGCAGGTGCAGAACGCGTTTGGTTCTGTCGGAGCGGACCAGCTCAGCCGGAACGAGGCGGGGGCGGCGGGTGATCGTGTGTTCTCAAGCGACAGGATCGGTCTGGAAGCGGCGTGGGAGCTGGATTTCTGGGGGAAGTTCCGGCGAGGGATCGAGGCGGCTGATGCCGGGGTGTTGCTGGCGGTCGCGAACTTTGATGCGGTGTTTGTGACGCTGACGGCGGAGGTTGCTTCAAACTATGTGTTGATCCGGTCTCTGCAGGAGCGTCTGGGCTTTGCGCGTGCGAACGTGGAGTTGCAGAAGGAGACGCTGGAACTCACGGAGACGAGATTCCGCGCCGGCGCAGTCTCGGAGCTTGATGTGGCGACGGCACGGGCGACGCTGGCGAACACGCGGGCTTTGATTCCTGAGCTTGAGCTTGCGCTGCGGCAGACAACGCTTGCGCTGGGCGTGCTTCTCGGGAAGACGCCATCGGATCTTGCCGCATCGCTTGCGACACCCCAGGGCGAGGCGATACGTGTGCCGGATGCGCCGGCCCAGATCGCTGCGGGTGTGCCGGCGGATCTGCTGAGGAGGCGTCCGGATGTGCGTGCGGCGGAGCGGCTCGCGGCGGCGCAGAGCGCACGGATCGGTCAGGCGGAGGCGGATCTCTATCCAAGTATCTCGATCGCCGGCTCGACCGGCTTTGCCAGCAGCACGTTCGAGAACGGGCGCGGGTCTGACCTGGGCGACATCTTCGATGCGGACTCGTTCACGGGATTCATCGGGTTGTCGGTGAACTGGCCGATCTTCAACTACGGGAGGATCCGGTCGAACGTCAGGGTGCAGGATGCACGCTATGAGCAGGCGGTGACGGCTTATAGAGAGGTCGTGCTGCGTGCCGCGGCGGATGTGGAGGCGGGGCTTGCTGAGTTCCTTCGATCTCGTGAGCGAACGGCCCACCTCTCGGAAGCGGTGGACGCTTCGAATCGGAGCGTGGAGCTCTCTCTGATCCAGTACCGGGCGGGGGCTGTGGACTTCATCCGGGTGAATGATGCGCAGACGCAGCTGGTCGCGCAGCAGGACAATCTGGTGGTTTCGCGTGCCTCGATCGCGCTCGGGGCGGTGCGGACGTATCGCGCGCTGGGCGGCGGCTGGGAGGTGAGGGGTGAATCGGAGTATGTGGACGGCGATACCGCGATGCGGATGAGAGAGCGAACGAACTGGGGCGAGGTGCTCGACCCGAGTTGGCAAGAGGGGAAGGACCTGGGCTTCCCGAGACCGGATGCGCCGGGATCGACACCCGTGCCCCACGGTGGCGAGACGAAAGGCGGGCTGTGAGCGCCATGGAGCAGAAGATGCGACGGAAGAGATCACTGGCGTGGGGGCCGATCCTCGGCTTGCTGTGTGCGCTCGGCGCCTGCAAGCATGATAAAGAGGCGAACACGTATGCGCCGCCGCCGCCGCCTGAGGTGATCGTTGCGAACCCGGTCGAGCGTGAGGTGACGAGTTACCTTACGTATACGGGCGTGATCGAGGCATCTCAGACGGTGGAGCTCAGGGCCAGGGTGCAGGGGTTTCTTGAGAGCGTGAACTTCAGCCCGGGCCAGAGGGTGAAGAAGGGTGACGTGCTGTTCGTGATTGACAAGCGGCAGTATGCGGCGTCTGTCGAGCGGGCGCGTGCGTCGG from Phycisphaeraceae bacterium includes the following:
- a CDS encoding M28 family peptidase; protein product: MSIPTREELLRLHMMLAEEPHVAGTPGDWRTIESIARTFRAMGQTEEGQLLEGWSVEIEEFFPLLARPVHASVEILGAGVDGGDLSLELRERPVLGDPTSANPDPLVTLAWNAYSGSGDVTAEIVYANYATKQDFERLSSLGIDCRGKIVIARYGGNYRGFKAKYAEAAGAAGLIIYTDPADSGFTRGAVYPEGGWANDCCIQRGSIVTLGYQGDPLTPGIFASANASRLDPNEVELPRIPVQPIGYGAASEILKRMSGPDVPEGWSGGLPSRYVLSGGSDLRVRLVVKQEREIMRTANVLARLEGSGSVAERAQHVVIGCHHDAWVNGASDPTCGTIALIETARAFAAIAKNGYRPRRSIVFAAWGAEEFGIIGSSEYVERRRDDLTRNCIGYINLDMASMGPHFGAAASPELKSLIADSSRVVPAARKPVGTSVFDEWLARSMPASEATDERPDTPRLEEPPIGDLGGGSDHVPFLMHAGVPSISLGSSGSAGNSYHSVYDSLPWYWRVVGDDYEPALMITRMTSVIAMRLASAPRVPHDVARSFDECARRIRELDTLAVERGLAQRATPDAWGVPGLEHASLHALRNADRFGRRPLGVGATLTGSRWIVDEGLPGRPWFRNWYVATDETSGYANWLLPAVRRAIEHNDRESLDHAARRLAELIEAAHPRTYDRLD
- a CDS encoding winged helix-turn-helix transcriptional regulator; the encoded protein is MGRPSSHADAFAAIAEPKRRSIIELLGREGEKPVGALVVALDLPQPVVSKHLAVLREVGIVAVTRRGRERVYRLSPRQLKVVHDWVSSFEKHWSHQLDRIKRRAESPGKERSKEELT
- a CDS encoding SRPBCC domain-containing protein; this encodes MTTTNQMDRIDTLRIEQEIEINAGVEDVYASILALLGPESEMPDGSKYPMVFEAWPGGRWYRDLGKNTGHFWGHVQVIKPPPHPKPLIEIAGPLFMSYPAISHVQYRILPDGGRCILRLTHRAMGLIDPEHAQGVHEGWAYELSKIKEKAERVLA
- a CDS encoding DUF1428 domain-containing protein; the encoded protein is MAYVDGFVIPIPTKNLAAYKKLARVASKVWLDHGALSYYETVGDDLNIKGMVSFRKIASCKTGETVVFAWITYKSKAHRNAVNKKVMADPRIAAAMSKGDVPFDCKRMSYGGFKVVVQAGQP
- a CDS encoding SRPBCC domain-containing protein — its product is MSIANQIAIETIVCVSPAEAWKAFTSPDAIVQWNQASPDWHCPSARVDLRVGGEHFARMEARDGSTGFDFTGVYEEVDAPTVLTLRLADGRRATTTFKPDGTSTRVKTVFDPEATNPVEMQRDGWQSILDSYAQYVERTTDRLMTQ
- a CDS encoding IS630 family transposase; translated protein: MRDAAKVCRLRVRVFFMDEARFGQQGTTTRMWAPTGSRPTAVKQTRYEWVYLYAAVEPATGHSVALHAPHVNTETMNVFLRMLSEELAADEHAILIMDQAGWHKSRRLKLPENITTLLLPPYSPELNPIERLWAYLRSHYLSNRVFDDYQHLLDAGAEAWQELTRELLRSICSCTYLTHETDG
- a CDS encoding winged helix-turn-helix domain-containing protein, whose translation is MHITERQHGDLARLRKLAAREKNAEQKDRLMAAALAVEQIETSDIQRSLCRSRGFVQRWAYAYRDGGIEALKDKPRGGSVGKITGEKLETLRARIDAGPTAKDKVCTLRGRDIQSIAREELGVEISLNGVYRTLQRMGYSCLAPRPRHEKQDLAAQQKFKDEIAPLFSAP
- a CDS encoding efflux transporter outer membrane subunit, producing the protein MTSHVVRVPLSRGMRLVLARVGLAAVAGGVISGCMVGPSYERPSAAVNSAWEAIDGVQESPTVPDWWSSFNDPVLTSLIAEAHGQNLSLRVAGLRVIEARAARGVAVGEFFPQVQNAFGSVGADQLSRNEAGAAGDRVFSSDRIGLEAAWELDFWGKFRRGIEAADAGVLLAVANFDAVFVTLTAEVASNYVLIRSLQERLGFARANVELQKETLELTETRFRAGAVSELDVATARATLANTRALIPELELALRQTTLALGVLLGKTPSDLAASLATPQGEAIRVPDAPAQIAAGVPADLLRRRPDVRAAERLAAAQSARIGQAEADLYPSISIAGSTGFASSTFENGRGSDLGDIFDADSFTGFIGLSVNWPIFNYGRIRSNVRVQDARYEQAVTAYREVVLRAAADVEAGLAEFLRSRERTAHLSEAVDASNRSVELSLIQYRAGAVDFIRVNDAQTQLVAQQDNLVVSRASIALGAVRTYRALGGGWEVRGESEYVDGDTAMRMRERTNWGEVLDPSWQEGKDLGFPRPDAPGSTPVPHGGETKGGL